From the Microtus ochrogaster isolate Prairie Vole_2 chromosome 8, MicOch1.0, whole genome shotgun sequence genome, the window aatctgaaCTGAAAAGTgcaaagcattttcaaaaacaacagacatgagaaaatgttgaaaatatgaCGACATCGGGCTGACAAGATAGTCTCCAGGCGAAGGTGCCCACTGTGATTTGAGTTTGAGAACCCAGGAGCTGCACGGCAGAGAAACAAGACCCACAGTTAGTACTCTGGCCTCCATGGTGTCCAAGGCACACTCCTCTCCAAAAAACAGCGATTTCAAATTCAAAAAAAAGTGTGAGTGGAGGGATTCTCGCTGACTGGAGCATGGCAGACATGGTTCTGCCAGGCCTTGCCCTTCCCATCCCCTAGGCTTCCCTAAATCCATTAGCTCACCATTCCTAAAGCAAGCCCCCTAAGGTCTGTGCCCTTATTTCGCCActccctcctcctgaggctgactaccaagttCCAGCTATCAAACCATTGAAGTCGAGCAATCCAAAGCCCCCTTTGGCTGACCTAATTAATACGTCCAATCAAACTTAAACACCTCaccctaacacagggtttcccttgtacctttataaactgcctttTGCCTAGAGTCACACCcatctcctctctatccagagcaGTCCTTTGTCTCTCTCCTGGACAaaatccctccctcctcttccttgttcccctccccttctccctcatcctctatctcctgtctttgtcttagtccctgccctctgtccctctagGGCGAATAAATctctgtgctgagaacttggtcttggggtccAGAACTAATACCAATCTCTTACAGTGGGTATAAGAAGTTTTCTTTCCTGGGTGGTGGTAGcatgggcctttaatcccagaatttggtaggcagaggcaggcggatctctgggttcaagtcctgCTTAATCTGCCTAGTCAGTTTCAAGgaatatgcagagaaaccctgcctcaaaacaacaacaaacaaacaaaaacaaagaaaaacaacaaacaaaaaggtttCTTTATAGCAAGACTATTATACAAAGGTCTGCAAGACAAGTCACACAGGGAAGAATGCATTCGAGGAATCGATCGATGTCCCTCGCTTTAAGAAACAAATAAGCAGGACTGGGGTCTACACGTGTTTTCCCGGTGGCAGATGCTtctggacagaaagagagacagcagagggttgggggaggagagggcttTCATAGGGTTTGTGGACCATAACACAGTGCACTAGTAGAAAAGTTcggtggagggctggagagatggctcagaggttaagagcattgcctgctcttccaaaggtcctgagttcaattcccagcaaccacatggtggctcacaaccatctgtaatgaggtctggtgccctcttctggcctgcaatacacacagacagaatattgtatgcataataaataagtaaataaataaatattaaaaaaaaaaagaaaagttcggTGGAGCTGGAAGTATTGCTTGGCTACCAACTTTGAAACATTGTTTGGCCAGCGAGTCACAGGATTTTCAAGTCTTGGGGCTAGGAGACAGTAGGGGCAAGGTGTTCTTTTGTTGGCCATGTTTCTGGCTCAAGGGTCAAGTCAGAGATAGGCTGTTCTTTCCGTGGTCCGTTTCCTGCAGTGTTGTAATTCTAGAGCATTTGCTTAGTATGtccaaagccctgagttcaatcctcatcACCATCAAAACCCAGTAATTTACCAGACAACCTATATAAATAAGACTGtcacatgtttatttatttatttttgtttttttggtttttcgagacaggctttctctgtggttttggagcctgtcctggaactagctcttgtagaccaggctgacctcgaactcacagagatctgcctgcctctgcctcccaagtgctgggattaaaggcgtgcgccaccaccgccccgcttcCATTTAGTGTTTTTACAACcagaaaaaccataaaaatgttAGGGCTCACCagaaggtggtggcgcacgcctttaatcctagcactctggtggacgtctgtgagttcaaggccaatctggtctacaagagctagttccaggacagggtccaaagctacagagaaaccctgtcttggaaaaaaagaaaagaaaaatgttagggctgggtatggtggcacagggCTATAAACCCCAGCACCGGGGAAGTGGAGGCACGAGGATGAAATCACACACcgttaaagatttaaaaaataaaaataaaaaagccttgaCCACAGGAAGGCATGTCCTCGCAGACACCGGCCTCCGGAGAAAAGACTACGAATCCCACAAGGCTCTGCGCCGAGAGTGTTCGGTCTCCCGACAGGCCTCGCGCGCTTCACCCGCCAGGTTTTGCCTGAGCCCGCGAGCGTCTGGTGATGGAGAACCCAGACGATGCAGCGGACGGCAAACAGCGCGTCCACTTGCGCTCTGGCTCGCTGCGTGGCGCCGCGCCGGCTACGCTGCACCTCCTGCCCTGCGAGGTTCCGGTGAGCCGGCCCGCTCCGGTGGAACGCTTCTTCACGCCCGCCGTTCGCAGCGGTGCAGACGGTGAGTCCCGTCAGGCCCAGCGCAGGCCACAGCGCTCACGGGCTTGATGGATCGCGGGAGAAGCCGCCAGCCCGTTCCCCGGGGCCAGGCCCGCCTGATGGGCTTTGCGTGTTCCTCCCGCAGGGCTGCAGGTGTCTTTTCGGGGTCGCTGCCTGCAGGGCGAGGAGGTGGCTGTGCCTCCGGGATTTTCGGGATTCGTGATGGTGAcggaggagatgggaaagggacTGATAAGGAAGCTGAACTCGGGAGACGCGGAAGACAAAACGAACAAGGCGCAGGAACCGCTAGCGCGCGATTTCGTGAGCAGAGGGAGAGGGTAGACTCGGGACGAGGGTCATAGCCGCGGTGCCGGTTCTCAACTCAGCCTTCCCTAGGACCGCTCCATCGGAGCCACCGGCAGCTTTAGCCACTTCACACTGTGGGGTCTGGAAACGGTCCCCGGTCCGGATGCCAAAGTGCACAGGGCCCTAGATTGGCCCAGCCTCGCTGCAGCGGTGAGTACACATACGGGCCCTTTTCTCCCTAGGCTCGGTCCGTCCTCCCACCCGGTTTGAGTCGTCCGTAGTGATTTGGGCTTTTTAGGCAGTGAGCACCATGGACTCTAGAGGACCAGACTGCGGAGTGGTGGGAGGCACTTCCACCTCAATCGTCCGGGCTTCTGAGAAGGGACTATTACCCTGAGTAGCTGGGTCCCCACCTAAATGCTTTGTATTAAAAGTCACGTAGTAGAAGTGACTCCTGTTGCAGATTCACGCACAGGTGCCTGAGGACTGAGAGCCAGAGCATGAAAACGAAAGCCACAGATCCCTTCACACCAGTAAACCAGCAATAAGTTCACTTTGGAGCCACTGTTTCTATCCCAATAAATGAGCTCTTTCAACACCCGTGAGTCTGTGGGCACCTTAGCACCTGGAGGCTGGCATGGTATGACACCCAGTCAGGCAAGAACTTTTGATAACTCTGCATATATAAACAATTTATTGCTGGGGGCAAGAGGGGCCAGAATTTTACAACCAGCAGCCACCCCACCCTCCAGCTGCTCCTTTACAAAAGAAATGTTTACAATCACAGTCCTCTGTACAGAGCGCTCCCACCGGCTCAGTGTACACGGCCACCTGGATCCTTCTGGTCCCTGTGTTCAGAGCAGACCTGGGCCCATGAACCAGCTAGCCCTGAGCTGGCCTTGGTACTGTCCACTAGTTGGCCCCTTCTAGGCCTCTCCTTTTGGAGCTGTCCTCAGCCCTGTCTCCCTTGGCGTGCCTCTCGGAAGGGATGAGAGCCTGTAAGCCCCAGTTCTGCCAGCTCTCGGTGTTGCAATGGGCAGAGCCTGGTCACCACTTTCCTCTCTTGCTCCAGTCTTTGGGAGTGAAGTGCAGACACTTGGAGTCAATTCGAAGGAGACGCTTGAGCATAGCCCGCTCATGGCCATCCACGATGTCCTCTGACAGAGTGAGGATATACTGGCCCTAGGCAAGAGATAGACCCAGCATGTGGTCAGCGCATAGGGTCTGCCACCTGTACCCCATTCAGTATCCCCTTAGGTGTCTCCTGACCTTGTAGTAATTGATGAGATTGAGATACTGTAGTGTGGAGATGACGTCTTCTTTCTTGATACTGGTGATTTCACTGATCTCACTGTGGAAGGGCAAAAGTTAGGTCCCCTGAGGGTATCATCTGTCCCCAGGAGCCCCAGGAACAGACAGGCCGTACCATGCACCCCCAGCTGGGCATTCAGGCTCACTTGATGGTGATCTGTGGCCTCTCCCCGCTCTCCGACTTCAATCCCATCAGGATCTCCAAGATGGTCTGGGACCAGTAACTTCGATAGGATAAGAGGCCAAGATCTGACAGGGGCTTCTCAGGAGTCCCTGTCTTTCCTTCTACTTTAGAGAGCTCATAGCCTAAAGCAATGGAGCACAGAGGCTGAGTAAGCATCAAGGTATGCACAGGTATAGGTAAGAGCAGATACTGCAGAGCTAGGCtgccctgtttctgtctctcacttaCTCTTGGTAATGGGTGAGTAGCCTCCCTGCCTGCTGAGTGGGTAGAGGAGCTTAGGCACCTAGAAAGCAGCTATGACTGGGTACTTGCCAGCCAGTGGAAGCTGGTGAGATGGAAGTGCTAGATTCTCCTTTGCGGTCCCAGCCTGTGTCTGGGGGCACTGGAAGGGTGGTGAGGGAGGCCTTTGTGACCTTAGGATACTGGAGCCTTTTCAGGGTCATCAGTTTCTCTAGCTGTGATCCTGGGAATGTTAGtgcttttaaaaatccagagGTGCTTCCTTGGAGGCAGGTAACTGACCTCTGTAACTGTCCTTTCCCTCTTGTGTTGACTACTGGGCAGGCCAGACAGTTCACAATGAGACCTTTAGGAACCGCAGAGCTGACGGTTCTTTACTCTCTTGTCAGGGCCCTGGGGATGGCCCTGTTGGTTTGGAGAAAGCCTTCCTTACCCTCAGCTATACCTCCAGAGAATGGTTCTTGACATTCTCTGCTGCTAGCTACATCGCTGTTGGCCAGTCTTTGCTCAATCATCCCTGGACAAGATGGATCAGAGAGGCTGGtgtctggaaaggcagccagaaGTGCAAGAGAGCATAGGGTTTCCTACTCAGCCCTCCtggatgcacatgtgtatggtCCCATGAACCCACTGGATGCCATACTTTCCTCTAGTTCTGAGTTCCTGACCCTGTTCAGTGATTGCCCCTCCCTGTATCTGTCTCATGGTACTTCTATGGTCAGTCCCCCGAGTTTCTAGAGAAAGCAATTCCTAACTTGAAACCACCCAACTGAAAAATACTCCAAACAGATCATGACTTTGAACAAGTAAAGCATCTGTGTTTCACCATCAAAAAAGCTAACCCTTCTTCCCTGGCTCCTAGATCAGAGAATAgttgagagaatgggatggggTGGATGGGGTTAACACTAGAAAACAATGTGACTGCAGAGTTAAGAGCCTGTGCGAAGGGGCCAAAGCTCTCCTGGGCTTTAAAAGACTAGTGTGACAAAGAACAGGCAAACTCATCCTTTAGTGGGTTAAACAGCCTTTGCACATGTGCCTGCAAGGCTCGGGATACCCGGTGACATAACCGAGAACGTGTTCCAGTACACACCTATGGATGAGCATGAGGAGCTGAGCTGCTCCACATGAGAACAGATGATTCCAGCTTGGAAAAGTATGGGAGTACTTAAACCTTTAGCCAAAGAGAAGTGAGGGTTTAAAACCTCCAAGAAATAGGGCAGTTACTTGAGGAAAGGACTTGGGAAAGTGACCCTTTCTGGCAGCTCTTGGTGATGGGCATGCCTGCATGTGACACACAGATAATGAGCCCGTCAGCCCCCAGACTCCAATACTCACTGAACTCAATAAGCAGCTTGCCGTAGCCCCGACGCTGGTACGGGGGCAGAGTCAGGATGCAGGCCACATTGTAATCTTCCGTAGATTCCTTCTCCTGAAAGAGGGGTGAGTTGTAACAAAGGCCTGGCTTGGGGCATGGCCGTCCAGGCACAGCCGGGGTGAGTGCTGACCTTGGAGAAGTAGCCCACAATGTGGAAGCCCTTGCAGTCATACTCCGTCATCACATAGAAGAGGAAGGGGTCTGTGTCATAGTACAGCGTCTTGTGGTCCAGGAAGCACTTGGCCAGAAGACACAGGTTTTGTGAGTAACTCTGTAAAGACAAAGGCCTGTCAGTCACTACTCTGGGTAAAGAGTTacgctttgtttggtttttttgagacaggatttcactgtgtagcagccctggctgccctggaattcactttgtagaccaggctggcctcaaactcatggatacccacctgcctctgccttcagagtgctgggattaaaggtgtgcgccgtgtgtagcaccaccgcccagcaaagaGCTACATTTTGTTGTGGCATATGTGGCCGCAGGTGCCCATAAACCacaacatgcatgtggaagtcaggaacCTTTCGgaagtccattctctccttctggtATGGgttctacaaagtgaattcaagtGCCCAGGGTTGTGTGACAAGGACttctacccattgagccatctcaagAACTCTGAGGAGCACTTCTTTGTGCTGCTTCAAGTTGACAAGTGATGAGCTTCCCTCCTAGGACCCTGACCCCACCAGTCAGGCCATTACCACTGTTTAGGTAAGgggccacctcctcctccagctgtcctggaactcactctgtagaccaggctgacctcaacttcagagatctgcctacctctgccctccaagtgctgggattaaaggggtgcgccactgCTGCCACTTAACTGGCCAGGAGCATGTACCTAGCTGCCTGCCCCTAGGTGAGCTACACAGCTTCCTGTATACCCAACAAAGCCTGCCCTGGGCCAGCATTGCCTTCTGTTCCACTTAACAATAGTCAAGAATGttccaagccaggcatggtagtgtatgcttataatctcagcactcgggaggcagaggcaggctgtaagtttgaggtcagtcagctagggctacatagtgagaccttgtttgtttgtttttcgagacagggtttatctgtttagtcctgtctgtcctgatactcattctgtagaccaggttggcctcaaactcaggtgtctgcctctgcctcccgagtactgggattaatggctaAAGTGGGTGTCATCTGCCTGCCCACctccccttttaaaaaaatttccccatggagttagcctcaaactcagtctCAGAACAGAAGTTCTGCCCACATGGCTGTCCTTGGGTGTCAAAAACCCTCTTGCTCTAGCCACAGTGATGCCTCCTGGGAACTGGTCTGGTATTCTCCAATGGAGGGTTAAGAAAACACCAGCCTTGGTGGTTCTTCCTGCAAAACTTTGGACTGGCTGCTTTACTATACACACGATTTGTAGGGTAATATTCTAGATAGCTTTACTCTTAATACACATTagtgtggctgggtggtggtggcgcacacctttaatcccagcactcaggaggcacaggcaggcagatctctgtgaggccagcctgaactataggacagccaggaatacccAAACGTGCTCCTCCAATGATCTTGTTCCTGCtacctgacctctgaccttcaaagTCTTGCTTtatcccctctcccttcccttttatttttcatgtattctgTCCTAGCATGTCAGACAACTACTTAGAATTGCCTTAAAACATGTTCTCTCCTTCATATTCAGGCTCATAGGTCAACCTAGAAACTTTTTCAAAATAGGGCTTCACTGTATACCCCTGGGTGGCCCAGAACTACAGACCAGTAgaccacctgcccctgcttcctaaGTCTTGGGATTACAGCATATGCCACCCAACCCAtccaaaatcttttttgtttgtttggttttgagaaagggtcttactagctagccttgaatttcaaatgctctggcctcagcctcctggatgtTGTGATTACAACGCTAGgctaaactgttttttttttttttttttggtttttcgagacagggtttctctgtggctttggagcctgtcctggcactagctctgtagaccaggctggtctcgaactcacagagatccgcctgcctctgcctcccgagtgctgggattaaaggcgtgcgccaccatcgcccagctaggcTAAACTGTTCAAACTGCCTCTAGTTTTACATTTGACTTTTGCTACCATAAGTTGTTATCTGTTTTGCTCTTGGCTCCTCGAAACTAAGTCCTTCTTACTTTATAGCCCatgttggcttggaactcattatagttaaggttgacctggaactcaggagctttctgagtgctgggattataggcatatactaCCTAGAGTTCTGGTGCTAACTTCCTTTGAACTCTGCTAACTTATGCTTCGTTTCTCGGTACTTCTCCATTGGGATCTGAGTAGCCTTGGTGTGTCTGCTTCTACCGTCAAGTGACCTCTCAGAGAATAGCTTGTCTAAATCTTAGTGTCTTGTGCACTCCTACCGCCCCTGCTTTACACCAGGAATTCAATGAAACAGGCTGAATCAGAGTGGTCAACTGTTCTGAGCAAGAAAAAGTTGTTTATGTGGTTTATTCTAGGCCCTACTGCCCCAGCCACTAACCTTGTTTTTCCGTCCATCAATCTCAAAAAAGGAGATGGTGCCCTTGCGGTAAATTTCATTGCCTGGAGGGTGCCGAAGGTCACATTTGGTCTAAGGACAAAAGGAGGATCAGGCGGGGACTGCTGTGGGCATACGGGATAGGCAGGCCTCCCAAGACCACTCATACCAAGTGGCGCTGTAGACACTTGAGGCTACGGCCATATTTGAGGCAAAATTCGCACAGGTAGAGGACAGGCAGTGTGGTGAGCTCTTGTGGGTACGGGGAAAAGTACCACGGCTTGAGGCGATGCCGGCCAAGCTCAATACACTCAATGTTCTTCATCCGGGTGACAATGTCGTCGTGACTCCGATCAGACACCAAGCTGCCAGTCATGCGTGGCGCTGATGGTATTCCATCTGAGCTGTCCTGAGAGTCCTGCCCAAGGCAAGTTGGAAGTGGTAGATTATAGCAGACAGTTAAGCAGAACATGGCTCACAACCCTGCCATAGGTTTCTTTAAACCTAACATTAACTAAGGGGAAAGCATCATAATCCTCTtatcaaaataaaccaaaactgaGAAACTGATATGATGAAAATCACCTAATGGCTAATCTGCCTGGCTCTTAATCTCATCACCATCTACTGCCTACCACCtcgtttttggttttggttttttcctccctcaagacaaggtttctcagtatagctctgactgtcctggaactcactctgtagatcaggctggcctcaaactctgagatccacctgcctctcctgggttctgggattaaaggcgtgcgccaccactgcccagcttgtatGGTTTTAAATTAGTCATTGAATGAACTCTCCTTGCCCAAGTCCATTCCCTTcacccagcttttcttttcctctgttctttGATACCCACCTCATCAGTGCCCAAGCAATTAGACTTCCTCTTCCGTCCTGGCTGTGCTGCCACTGCCCTACGGGCTGATCCATTCTGTGaatgagacagaagagaaaggatgagCGTTAGACGAGCCTGAAGGAGGGTGCTAGATTGAGAAAAGATGAAGGGGTAAGATTGGAGGGGCTGTCAAGGCGGCTCCTCTTCAGAGGACATATGTTCCCTTCCCAGCATGGATGGTGGCCaaacatctctaactccagtttcaatggacccagtgcccttttctggccatggcaccaggcaggcaaatggtgcacatacaaaatgcagacaaaacactcatacacataaaaataaatctttaaaaaacgaAACGGCAAGACTCACCTGAGGGAAAACTGAGGCTGGGGCTGTCTCGCTGGGCACTGGAGTTGCTGGTGAAACCACTTCCACCTTCCGTTTCTGCAGAGAGAAACCAGGAAAGGTGGGTCAGAAGGTAGAGAAGGTGGGACCTGAGAAGAAAGCAAGGTCCCTGGAATTGCTGAGGGTACCGTTGAGCGGTGGTTGGGttgcaggcaggagctggaggagagcgGCTGGTCAGGCTCGCCACCGGGAATGGCCTCCCGCTCCTTGGGCAGGTTGAAGCGGAGTGTGATCTGGACCGGGATTGGCAAGGTCTTCCCGCTGGCCTGGGCGGAGGCCGGCTGTAGAGATAGGTCCAGTCTTCCtctggggtggggatggtgggATGGCGAAGGGGCAAATGGGCCCCTCAACATGGAATGGTCAAATCCCACCCTCTGCCTTTTCTAAAGCTAGGCAATAGTGGACTCTGGAGCTACACCTGCAATTTGGCCCCCATCCTTTTGCAAGTTGAAGTCATGGCAGGAGAATGCTGCCTCCTGCCCGTTCAGGAACCCCTGAGGCCAAGAGATgccagaaggaagaggcagcagaGAAAAGGTGAAATGGGGGACCTACTCACCACCTCTCTTTCGGGAGAGCCGGGGCGGGACCCAGGAAGTCCGTTCTTGGTAGGGGTCTTGGCCTCTTTCTTGGGGAACTGGATCTTCTTCAAGTCCAGCCGTTCGTGAGTCACCCATTCATCCAGACGTTTGTTGACTGCAGCAGTGGAAATGGTTCAGGAGGAAGGCCAGAAGCTGCCCTCAATCCTATCCAGCAACCCCACTTTCCCGGCCCAGTACTCACAATCAATGTAATGGACATAGAAAAGCTTCCGGCCACTGATGTCCTTCACGCTCAGGATCTCAGCCAGGGCTATGGGAACAGCACAGACAGGGGGTCTTAGCCTAGCCAGGTCATGAGACTCCACCCTTCGACCTGAATTCCACCTCCAGGCTGGATCCCTATACCCCAGCACCTAGAAGGGTTGGCTCAAGACCTCTTCAGTCACCAAGTGACACCTCTCTTCAAGCCCCGCCCGGCTCATCGCCGCACGTCTAAAAGTCACGCCCCTCCTCCCGAGTATCTGCGACCGCCCCAGGATTGcagaagcccctccccctcccgtgTGCTCGTTGACTCCCGCCCCTCGCCCTCTGGTTCCTTGGACCCGCCCCCCGACGTCACTCACGCCACTCATCTTCGTTGTCCTGGTTGCGCCGCAGCACGGGCAGGCGGCAGCCCTCGATTATCTCCCCCTGGGGAGACAGCGCGGCGCCAGGGTCGGCTACTGGGGGGCCTCGGGCTCTACCCACCTCCCCTGGCTCCCTCCGCCCCGCCCCGGGCACCGGACTCACCACCTCcgccatcttccctccctccactgccACTTCCGGCCCCTCTGGGAAACGTCACTTCCGGAATTGAGTGAGCTACAGGCCCAAGCCCCGCGAagctaattaagaaaaaaaaaacacttgagaGTCACTGCTGGCTCGCTGGTGGCAAGGAGCAAGCCCACTTCGGGAATGGAAGAACAGGGTGTTGTAAGCCTGAGACCAAGTAATAGACAGAATCCCCACAGCTCGCACTGCGATTGGAGGAAGACCGAGTCTGTCACGTGACGCCCACTGGGTGCGACGCGGGTCACGCAGATCGAGTGGTTAGGCTTTGACCTGTGCTTTGTTCGGGCGCCTCGTAGTGGCAGCAGGAAGCGAAACCCTCAGAAGCTGGGAAGTGAGATTTTGGACCCTGGAGAGtcagtggggctgaagagatttGAAGACCCAGCCACATGTTTGCATATAGTTGCACAGGCGTAGGGACTTACCAAGAGTTTTTCTAGTTTTGAATAttgggtttctctttttaaaatagtataagGCTATTTTAAAggtgtgatggtgtatgcctttaatcccagcacttgggaggcagaggcaggcggatctctgagtttgaggctaacctggtttacagagagttccaggacaaccagagctgcacagagaaaccccgtgtGGGgtggtaaaataaaatacagatgtCACTCCACCTGTGTGACTACTTGTCTTACCTATACTGCTATATCCTGGACTGCTCTAAATACCAGTGTGGGGGTTCCACAGGGTGGGAGCAGCCAATCTGTGGTCTTCGTTTAGTTGTGCTTTCCTTAAATATCCGAAGTGAATTCTGCTgtggtggtctttttttttttttctttttttggtttttttgagacagggtttctctgtggttttggagcctgtcctagaactagatcttgtagaccaggctggtctcgaactcacagagatccgcctgcctctgcctcccaagtgctgggattaaaggcgtgcgccaccaccgcccggcttgtggtGTTCTTTGGAGTTAGAAATTTCCCTGACGATACTGGATGCTATCCCAGGATCCAGGACGGTGCCATTTTCAGGAGAGCACTGGAGATAGAAGTCAAATGCTGACAGTGCAGATATTTCTCAGACACTGTCAGCCGCTTGACTCTGAAGTTGTGTACCTAAAGAGGGAGGCCTGCAGGCTagtcttgctttctttctgtcttctgatctaacttaaattatgtattattattgctttttggagatactttttttttttttttttggtttttcgagacagggtttctctggctttggagcctgtcctggaactagctctgtagaccaggctggtctcgaactcacagagatctgcctgcctctgcctcccgagtgctgggattaaaggcgtgcgccaccaccgcccggcttggagatacatttttgtttgtctggtttggattgttttgagacagggtttctctgtgtagccttggctgtcctggaacttgccctgtagaccagtctgatctcaaactcacagggtttgctgcctctgcttcctgcaccaacaccacccagccttttttgtttgtttgttttaattataagTGTATCTACATGTGCTTaagtgtgcaggtgcctgaggaggccagaagagggcattagattacCTGAAATGAATCACAGGTgtttgtgggtgctggtaactgaactcaTTTTCTCCACAGAAATAGTGTGTACTGGTAACTGCTGCACTAACCCTCCAAACCCAGAATCAAAACAATTGCTGGTTGCCTGGCTACCAAACTTGAGGATCTTGGCATGACTAAGCAGCAGCCATGGGCTCCTTGGCAGAAGCATACTTTCATCCTTGGTAGAAATATCTCTCACTGCCACCCGAAACTAGGAATGCTCATCCAGAGGGTTGAGCACCATAAGGACAGGGAACACAAATTGTTCAAGAGAGCCATTGGAAATGATGACAggcaccatttctttttttatttttccttttttttccctttgagacagggtttctctgtagctttggaacctgtcctgcaattagctcttgcagaccaggctggcctcaaactcacaaaaatctgcctgcctctgcctcccaagtgctgggattaaaggcatgtgccaccaccgtccagctaaCAGGCACCATTTCTAGCTACACAGCTAAGTTCTCCAGCCTGGGTCTCTCCAGCATCCTATCAAGTCAGTGGCATTATCTTTGGGTGGTGATTTGGCCGTTGCTTATACTTTTGTAAAAATCAGTGCCAGTTTGTAGAGCAGGTGAGCCTTTACAAAAGGATACAAGCAGGGAAGGAGAATCCATAGCCTGCTGAGTCCTTGTGTGGCTGTGGGAATTGACTTGACTAGAGCatctagaaaatgaagaaaaaacaaaggcaCAGACAGAAAATCTG encodes:
- the Rnaseh2c gene encoding ribonuclease H2 subunit C produces the protein MENPDDAADGKQRVHLRSGSLRGAAPATLHLLPCEVPVSRPAPVERFFTPAVRSGADGLQVSFRGRCLQGEEVAVPPGFSGFVMVTEEMGKGLIRKLNSGDAEDKTNKAQEPLARDFDRSIGATGSFSHFTLWGLETVPGPDAKVHRALDWPSLAAAIHAQVPED